CGTCATTGAAAAAACTTTTGCGCGGAAAAGCGTCGGAAGACGAAATCGAAACAGCTCTTGAAACTTTAATCGCCTCTGGCGAGCTTCGTCGTGATGAAGCTACGGGTGAGATTAGAAAGAACAGAAGCTTGATTGAATCGCCTGAAGAAGTTCCGGTAGCGCTTGTTCGTAAACTTCAATCTCAGTTAATGTACTTGGGCCTAGAGTCTTTGTATCAAGATCAACCGACTGAGCGTGAGTTTGGAACTTTGACGTTGTCGTTAACGAAAGCTGAGTTTGAAGAAATTAAATTCAAGCTTCGTCAAATGCGCAAAAATCTTCATAAAGATAACTCTATCGCCCGTATGAAAGAAAAAGGCGAAAGAGTTTACCAATTGAACATTCAATTGTTCCCGGTGACAAATGCCGTTGCAGGGGTTGAGAAAACTCAAGCTCCAGTTCTTAAACCATCATTGGACATCAAACCTGAACCAACGATCGTTGAAACACCTGTTTCTGTGGCAGCAGCGCAAGTAGCAGCAACTGCTCAAGCGCAAGCTCAAGCCGCTGAAAACAACCGTTCAAATGTAAGTTCCTTGGCTGCAACCGCAGCGTCCGCTGCTGATCTTTTCAGATAGTTTTGCCTAAAAAATGGGCCATCGTAAAATGCGATGGCTCCTTTACATTAATTTAAGATTCTTAAATTTTAGTGTCACATTTACCCCATTTTTTAAGCAGGTCTGTGGATAACTCTGTGGAATAGGCCCATAAATGGTGGATATCTTTCCCTTTTGGCGTAAATTGTCTCTTGCTTAAGTTAGGATATCGTTAAGGTGGTGCAATAATGCCTGGACCAAAGTTTAGGCAAGCATGCCTAAAAAGTTTGCGTCATTGGTTTTATTCACCTTGAAAGCGAATCGAAAAATCGGAAGTATAAACGACTTTTATTCCGTTCAAATTGAGCGATAATAAAACGGTTATGTTTTGCAAATCATGGGGGCGTACTGGCTTCGACGTGGATGCTGAAACATAAGGAGCATACCGGGGCGGATGAGGACCTCGTTAAAAACGTCCATTTTGTAATTGGCAACGATTACGCACTTGCAGCTTAATTAGCCTGCACGATCAACCTTGAGGTGGTTCCGCTCTTGGATTGATCGTCATTTAGGGACCTCGGAGTGTTGGGTTTTCTCCA
This is a stretch of genomic DNA from Bdellovibrio reynosensis. It encodes these proteins:
- a CDS encoding TIGR02147 family protein produces the protein MQNVHPEFNKGKEISMGSAKPPVLADYMNYREFLGDFYKFKRKSSKGSLRAYNYAVFSAAANIKSPNYLKMIIEGKRNLSDDMVSKFGKALGFMKDQTEEFRLLVHFTQATDPAERNMYLKKLSEHRVGAKLKSGEIDRKTWEKVPNWVTWMIYAMVDQEGVRFDTSSLKKLLRGKASEDEIETALETLIASGELRRDEATGEIRKNRSLIESPEEVPVALVRKLQSQLMYLGLESLYQDQPTEREFGTLTLSLTKAEFEEIKFKLRQMRKNLHKDNSIARMKEKGERVYQLNIQLFPVTNAVAGVEKTQAPVLKPSLDIKPEPTIVETPVSVAAAQVAATAQAQAQAAENNRSNVSSLAATAASAADLFR